From Magnolia sinica isolate HGM2019 chromosome 13, MsV1, whole genome shotgun sequence, one genomic window encodes:
- the LOC131223951 gene encoding uncharacterized protein LOC131223951: MPSGLQEASLSPASKWDLHSSLTGSFSKAVILKDKLSNFCCIVISVYGPSEDSLRLNFWDELTSIRQSFSGPCCFVGDFNVIRFAEEYSRIRRTTHAMQSFSDWIQDQELVDLPLAGAKFTWTNGRKSQIQSRLDRFLLSTDWIEEFPSVNQIALPRTTSDHCPILLSVVDVNWGPKPFKFNSAWLGINGFKQKIVEWWPSPQVDGFASHRLCCRLRFIKEKLKEWKEEEYWKREIETEALFAEFHQIDSSVEGKDLPMDVLSRRIHIIQSLSSRSLEDELSWRLKSRTRWISEGDKNTKYFHCMANMRAWTKAILSISKDSIQVDDRDEISEIAVVHFRSVLSSEGWPRPRLHGIPFLSL, translated from the coding sequence ATGCCGTCGGGTCTGCAGGAGGCATCCTTATCGCCTGCCTCCAAGTGGGACTTGCATAGTTCGCTGACGGGGTCCTTCTCGAAAGCGGTCATTCTCAAAGATAAGTTATCCAACTTTTGCTGTATAGttatctctgtttatggtcctAGTGAAGACTCTTTAAGGCTCAACTTTTGGGACGAGCTGACTTCCATTAGACAGTCCTTTTCAGGCCCTTGTTGTTTCGTGGGTGACTTCAACGTGATCCGTTTTGCAGAGGAGTATTCTCGCATAAGGAGAACTACCCATGCCATGCAATCTTTCTCCGATTGGATTCAGGATCAGGAGCTGGTGGATCTTCCTCTGGCAGGCGCTAAATTTACTTGGACCAACGGGCGAAAATCTCAGATTCAATCCAGATTGGATAGATTCCTCCTATCCACGGATTGGATCGAGGAATTCCCCTCAGTTAATCAGATTGCCCTTCCCAGAACGACATCTGATCACTGCCCTATCCTTCTCTCGGTGGTTGACGTTAATTGGGGTCCCAAACCCTTCAAATTCAACTCCGCCTGGCTTGGCATCAACGGCTTCAAGCAGAAAATTGTGGAGTGGTGGCCCTCTCCCCAGGTGGATGGATTTGCTAGTCATAGGTTGTGTTGTAGACTCAGATTCATTAAGGAGAAGCTAAAAGAATGGAAGGAAGAAGAATATtggaagagagagatcgagactGAAGCCTTATTTGCTGAATTCCATCAGATCGACTCTTCGGTTGAAGGTAAAGACCTCCCAATGGACGTTCTTTCCAGGCGCATTCACATCATTCAATCTTTGTCGTCCAGATCTCTTGAAGACGAACTATCTTGGAGGCTGAAATCAAGGACTAGGTGGATCTCGGAAGGCGATAAAAACACTAAATATTTTCACTGCATGGCCAACATGAGGGCTTGGACAAAAGCTATCCTTAGCATTTCTAAAGACAGTATTCAGGTTGATGACAGAGACGAGATTTCTGAAATAGCAGTGGTCCACTTCAGATCAGTTCTCTCCTCCGAGGGATGGCCCAGGCCTCGATTGCACGGGATCCCTTTCCTCTCTCTGTAG